A window of the Thermus albus genome harbors these coding sequences:
- a CDS encoding CarD family transcriptional regulator, which produces MKEFRPGDKVVLPPYGVGVVAGIAQRSVSGVSRAYYQVDFPGSRSKAYVPVEAPQSVGMRKALAPEEVPVILDLLKNGRMPLPKQWAARHRKTSEILADGNPYRIAQMAGQLRAWELERGLPDLDRQALRRAIYLLAEEVSQTLEITVQEAKRLFEEAWGEELN; this is translated from the coding sequence GTGAAAGAGTTCCGTCCCGGCGACAAGGTGGTCCTGCCCCCTTACGGGGTCGGTGTGGTGGCGGGCATAGCCCAAAGGAGCGTGAGCGGAGTAAGTCGGGCCTACTACCAGGTGGACTTCCCTGGTTCCCGCTCCAAGGCCTACGTACCCGTGGAAGCCCCCCAAAGCGTGGGCATGCGCAAAGCCCTGGCCCCTGAGGAGGTACCGGTGATCCTGGACCTCCTCAAAAATGGGCGCATGCCCCTGCCCAAGCAGTGGGCCGCCCGGCATCGCAAGACCAGCGAGATCCTGGCGGACGGAAACCCCTACCGCATCGCCCAGATGGCGGGCCAGCTCAGGGCTTGGGAGCTGGAGCGGGGCCTGCCGGACCTGGACCGCCAGGCCCTAAGGCGGGCCATCTACCTGTTGGCGGAAGAGGTTTCCCAAACCCTAGAGATCACCGTCCAAGAAGCCAAGCGCCTCTTTGAGGAGGCCTGGGGCGAAGAACTGAACTGA
- a CDS encoding TetR/AcrR family transcriptional regulator, with protein MAAMVSPPGALSKDKRRAILEATLEILREMGLSGLKMEEVARRAEVGKGTIYLYFRDKKDLLKSLVEERTWAFYREVEEVVRQKAPFFVRLEALLQKRLAWIAEWRGLWAAVAREAMEDPTPWLKGLHQHYLDLLEELVRSGQEEGAVRPGLSPRATAHVIAALGCTPQLEVEAYLEHLLEVLRKGVAP; from the coding sequence GTGGCCGCGATGGTATCCCCCCCGGGGGCCTTATCCAAGGACAAGAGGAGGGCCATCCTCGAGGCCACCTTGGAAATCCTCCGGGAGATGGGGCTTTCCGGGCTGAAGATGGAGGAGGTGGCCCGGCGGGCGGAGGTGGGTAAGGGAACCATCTACCTTTACTTCCGGGATAAGAAGGACCTCCTGAAGAGCCTGGTGGAGGAAAGAACCTGGGCCTTCTACCGGGAGGTGGAGGAGGTGGTGCGCCAAAAGGCGCCTTTTTTTGTGCGCCTGGAAGCCCTCTTGCAAAAGCGCTTGGCCTGGATCGCCGAATGGCGAGGCCTGTGGGCCGCGGTAGCCCGGGAGGCCATGGAGGACCCCACCCCCTGGCTTAAGGGCCTCCACCAGCACTACCTGGACCTTCTGGAGGAGCTGGTGCGAAGCGGCCAGGAGGAAGGAGCCGTGCGCCCGGGGCTTTCCCCAAGGGCCACCGCCCACGTGATCGCGGCCTTGGGGTGTACGCCTCAGCTAGAGGTGGAGGCTTATTTGGAGCATCTCCTAGAGGTGCTCCGGAAAGGAGTGGCGCCGTGA
- a CDS encoding cyanophycinase, whose amino-acid sequence MRQGFFALLTADPLRGALRPVEARLLEEARGEALFLVPYPLRDLAEAWRLAYRSLGLRQGRVLYLRRREEAFDPLVAQAVAQSPLVFLAAEGLPEFLDLIRGSLLLQALLEVHRQGGGVVALGEAGGLLGEAAFYSLEGQVKAALGLALLRGLVFLPRVEERGRFLALSRLVADNPDLVGLGLLEDTALRLLKGLGEVWMGGVTLVDAGGAEYTGRGVKGLKVDVLSAGERFPLPAP is encoded by the coding sequence ATGCGCCAGGGCTTTTTCGCCTTGCTGACCGCCGATCCCCTTCGGGGGGCCTTGCGTCCGGTGGAGGCCAGGCTCCTGGAGGAGGCCCGGGGTGAGGCCCTCTTTCTGGTGCCCTATCCCCTGCGGGACCTGGCGGAGGCCTGGCGGTTGGCCTACCGCAGCCTGGGCCTCAGGCAGGGACGGGTGCTTTATCTCAGGCGCCGGGAGGAAGCCTTTGATCCCCTGGTGGCCCAGGCGGTGGCCCAAAGCCCCCTGGTCTTCTTGGCCGCGGAGGGATTGCCGGAGTTCTTGGATCTAATCCGCGGAAGCCTCCTTCTCCAGGCCCTCTTGGAGGTCCACCGCCAAGGAGGTGGGGTGGTGGCTTTGGGGGAGGCGGGCGGCCTTCTGGGAGAGGCGGCCTTCTACTCCTTGGAAGGGCAGGTTAAGGCGGCCTTGGGCTTGGCCCTTCTCAGGGGCCTGGTCTTCCTCCCCCGGGTGGAGGAGCGGGGGCGGTTTCTGGCCCTTTCCCGCCTGGTGGCCGACAACCCCGACCTGGTGGGCTTGGGCCTCTTGGAGGATACCGCCCTTCGCCTTCTCAAAGGCCTAGGGGAGGTTTGGATGGGAGGGGTGACCCTGGTGGATGCCGGTGGGGCGGAGTACACCGGCAGGGGGGTCAAGGGGCTCAAGGTGGATGTCCTTTCCGCGGGGGAGCGCTTTCCCCTTCCCGCTCCGTAA
- a CDS encoding metal-binding protein, with translation MPSGRVHEAINLTVLGGGAVVYLAYGGSPEEPRALALALAYLAGTFLLSPDLDLAEKGTRSQRRWGLLGLLWRPYGWLFRHRGLSHTWVLGPLTRLGYLVGLLGGLGVLAQGLAGYLGMEFSLKPPSWPWEVWGSALLGYYLSQWLHLVADGIWPDHDLKRLRRPR, from the coding sequence ATGCCCTCGGGGCGGGTGCACGAGGCCATCAACCTGACGGTCCTGGGCGGGGGGGCGGTGGTCTACCTGGCCTATGGGGGTTCCCCGGAGGAGCCCAGGGCTTTGGCCTTGGCCCTGGCCTACCTGGCGGGGACCTTTCTCCTCTCCCCGGACCTGGACTTGGCGGAGAAAGGGACGCGTTCCCAGCGGCGCTGGGGCCTTTTGGGCCTCCTTTGGCGCCCTTACGGTTGGCTTTTCCGTCATCGGGGGCTTTCCCATACCTGGGTGCTGGGGCCCTTGACCCGGCTGGGGTACCTGGTAGGGCTCCTTGGGGGCCTTGGGGTTCTTGCCCAGGGCCTTGCGGGGTATCTGGGAATGGAGTTTTCCCTGAAGCCGCCCTCTTGGCCCTGGGAGGTCTGGGGCTCTGCCCTTTTGGGCTATTACCTTTCCCAGTGGCTCCACCTGGTGGCGGACGGTATCTGGCCGGACCACGACCTGAAACGCTTGCGGCGGCCAAGGTGA
- a CDS encoding TlpA family protein disulfide reductase, whose protein sequence is MLRRWVGYLLVLGLALAVQPGQRLPEFALLDPKGNLVTPATMKKPAVIVFWASWCPVCRAEFPGLHRVAEETKVPFYVISREPKDTREVVLEYMKAYPRFLPLLASEKDKPHEVANRFKVVGQPWTFVVDAEGKVVALFAGRAGREALWDALLLAGVELP, encoded by the coding sequence ATGCTAAGGCGGTGGGTAGGGTACCTTTTGGTTTTGGGCTTGGCCCTTGCGGTACAGCCGGGCCAGCGCCTGCCTGAGTTTGCCCTTCTGGATCCCAAGGGGAACCTCGTCACCCCGGCCACCATGAAGAAGCCCGCGGTCATTGTCTTCTGGGCCAGCTGGTGCCCGGTGTGCCGGGCGGAGTTCCCGGGGCTTCACCGGGTGGCGGAGGAAACCAAGGTGCCCTTCTACGTGATCAGCCGGGAGCCCAAGGATACCCGGGAGGTGGTGCTGGAGTACATGAAGGCCTATCCCCGCTTCCTTCCCCTTCTGGCCTCGGAGAAGGACAAACCCCACGAGGTGGCCAACCGCTTTAAGGTGGTGGGCCAGCCTTGGACCTTCGTGGTGGACGCGGAGGGAAAGGTGGTGGCCCTATTCGCTGGGCGGGCCGGGCGGGAGGCCTTGTGGGATGCCCTCTTGCTGGCTGGGGTGGAGTTGCCATAG
- the tsaE gene encoding tRNA (adenosine(37)-N6)-threonylcarbamoyltransferase complex ATPase subunit type 1 TsaE yields MRLLLWRTLRTLEDTQALAREVLPLFPEGSLVVLEGPLGAGKTTFARFVAEALGFGGRVTSPSYTLIHTYPTPEGPLVHADLYRLKDPALLLPQLEASREGARLLLVEWGDPEALEADFLLRLTPQGEVRLAQLWQLHPSQQEGIPQGLPPGPPSE; encoded by the coding sequence ATGCGGTTGCTCCTTTGGCGCACCCTAAGGACCCTCGAGGACACCCAGGCCTTGGCCCGGGAGGTCCTACCCCTATTCCCAGAGGGAAGCCTGGTGGTCCTGGAGGGACCCTTGGGGGCCGGCAAAACCACCTTCGCCCGCTTTGTGGCCGAGGCCTTGGGCTTTGGAGGAAGGGTCACGAGCCCCAGCTACACCCTTATCCACACCTACCCTACCCCGGAAGGCCCCCTGGTGCACGCCGACCTCTACCGCCTTAAGGACCCCGCCCTTCTCCTTCCCCAGCTGGAAGCCTCCCGGGAGGGAGCCCGTCTTCTCCTGGTAGAGTGGGGGGACCCCGAAGCCCTAGAGGCCGATTTCCTCCTCCGCCTCACCCCTCAAGGGGAGGTGCGCCTCGCCCAGCTATGGCAACTCCACCCCAGCCAGCAAGAGGGCATCCCACAAGGCCTCCCGCCCGGCCCGCCCAGCGAATAG
- a CDS encoding cytochrome c3 family protein, whose product MRRRNRWVKTFFWGTVLGVFALLLVVFSGVAVGAFEQRTLPVEQPVPFSHAFHAGGPGGLGLSCRYCHSSVEHAAYAGLPPTETCMTCHTFIKPDSPNLALVRKSWETGEPLRWNRVINPPDFVYFNHAAHVAKGVGCAECHGRVDQMAVVYQPQAFTMKFCLDCHRKPEAHLRPREQVFNMAYTPDPELGKKLKEVYQVRSVEALTSCNTCHR is encoded by the coding sequence ATGCGCCGGCGCAACCGATGGGTGAAAACCTTCTTCTGGGGAACGGTCCTAGGCGTATTCGCGCTTTTGCTGGTGGTCTTCTCCGGGGTGGCGGTGGGGGCTTTTGAACAGCGCACCCTACCCGTGGAGCAGCCTGTACCCTTCAGCCATGCCTTCCACGCGGGAGGTCCAGGAGGGTTGGGGCTTTCCTGCCGCTACTGCCATTCCAGCGTGGAGCACGCGGCCTATGCGGGCCTGCCGCCCACGGAAACCTGCATGACCTGCCACACCTTCATCAAGCCCGATAGCCCCAACCTGGCCTTGGTGCGGAAGAGCTGGGAGACCGGCGAGCCTTTGCGCTGGAACCGGGTGATTAACCCGCCGGACTTTGTCTACTTCAACCACGCAGCCCACGTGGCCAAGGGGGTGGGGTGTGCGGAGTGCCATGGCCGGGTGGACCAGATGGCGGTGGTCTACCAGCCCCAGGCCTTCACCATGAAGTTCTGCCTGGACTGTCACCGAAAGCCTGAAGCCCACCTCAGGCCCAGGGAGCAGGTCTTCAACATGGCCTACACCCCGGACCCCGAGCTGGGGAAAAAGTTGAAGGAGGTTTATCAGGTGCGGTCGGTGGAGGCCCTTACCAGCTGCAACACCTGTCACCGCTAG